The following coding sequences are from one Paracholeplasma morum window:
- a CDS encoding LptM family lipoprotein, translating to MKKIMFLVVFMSLLVGLVGCGKAEKTFTGAGVTITLTEAFVEKEVVQAPLYLESPTQIFMALRETKSSLAGYGISTLDDYIEAVLNNHGKNSTVKSKEEGDLVYKYAYYESEVNDQTFGYMLLTFEGKDHFYSMNFGCLANKLEDFKEKFFDYAKTIKVE from the coding sequence ATGAAAAAAATAATGTTTTTAGTTGTTTTTATGTCTTTATTGGTTGGATTAGTAGGTTGTGGAAAGGCTGAAAAAACTTTCACAGGAGCAGGTGTGACAATTACACTGACAGAAGCGTTCGTCGAAAAAGAAGTGGTTCAAGCACCTTTGTACTTAGAATCTCCTACACAAATATTTATGGCATTAAGAGAAACCAAAAGTTCATTGGCTGGTTATGGGATTTCGACACTTGATGATTATATTGAGGCAGTATTAAATAACCATGGGAAAAATTCAACAGTTAAATCCAAAGAAGAAGGCGATTTAGTTTATAAGTATGCTTATTATGAATCAGAGGTCAATGATCAAACGTTTGGTTATATGTTATTGACTTTTGAAGGTAAAGATCATTTTTATTCAATGAATTTTGGTTGTTTAGCTAACAAGTTAGAAGATTTTAAAGAAAAGTTCTTCGACTATGCTAAAACGATCAAAGTAGAGTAA
- a CDS encoding NAD(P)/FAD-dependent oxidoreductase, with protein sequence MFNFSIEQTKPIANDILYDFIALGAGPAGLNAALYAQRKGLKTLIIGNEIGGQLKNTSDVDNYLGFGLVDAETLINKFLDHVKALEIPILSGVYINEITKDEHFTISLTNGQVFKTKTVLYALGGSPRKLGVPGEDILSSKGVSYCVTCDAPFFKQKEVVVAGGGNSAVDAAIDLARLAKKVTIIHRSQFRADQKSIDKLLSFDNVSVMLETQIMSINGNKNLETLTILDKKTNQEHLFKTDGLFVEIGSIPNTSLIKDLVSLSPSGEIIVDEYQKTNIEGLYAAGDATINPHKQVIIAAAEGAKAALEAAKYINK encoded by the coding sequence ATGTTTAACTTTTCGATTGAACAAACCAAACCAATCGCTAATGATATCTTATATGACTTTATCGCTCTTGGTGCAGGCCCAGCTGGATTAAATGCTGCGCTATATGCTCAGAGAAAAGGTCTAAAAACATTGATTATTGGCAATGAAATTGGTGGACAACTCAAAAACACATCCGACGTTGACAACTACTTAGGTTTCGGACTTGTAGATGCCGAAACGCTAATCAATAAGTTTCTTGATCATGTAAAAGCCCTAGAGATTCCAATACTGTCCGGTGTTTATATTAATGAGATTACCAAAGATGAACATTTTACAATTTCTTTGACTAATGGCCAAGTATTCAAAACAAAAACGGTCTTATACGCTTTAGGAGGGTCACCTAGAAAACTTGGTGTTCCTGGAGAAGACATATTATCTAGCAAAGGCGTTTCATACTGTGTGACATGCGATGCACCATTCTTTAAACAAAAAGAGGTTGTGGTTGCTGGTGGTGGAAACAGCGCAGTGGACGCTGCTATCGACTTAGCTAGACTCGCTAAGAAAGTAACCATTATTCATAGAAGCCAGTTTAGAGCTGATCAAAAGAGTATCGATAAATTGCTCAGTTTTGATAACGTCTCAGTCATGCTTGAAACACAAATTATGTCTATTAATGGCAATAAGAACCTTGAAACACTTACGATATTAGATAAGAAAACTAATCAAGAACACCTATTTAAAACAGATGGGTTATTTGTAGAAATTGGGTCTATACCTAATACGTCCTTGATAAAGGACCTTGTTAGTTTATCACCTTCAGGTGAGATTATTGTAGATGAATACCAAAAAACCAACATTGAGGGTTTATATGCTGCAGGAGATGCAACCATAAACCCACACAAACAAGTGATTATTGCTGCTGCTGAAGGGGCTAAAGCCGCTTTAGAAGCTGCTAAATATATCAATAAATAA
- a CDS encoding flotillin family protein, with translation METVLIIIGIVLVLLAILFVSSYVKVRPDKAVIITGPKGSRVVTGKATIRIPFFQRIDLLPLDLIQVDIRTSSAVPTNEFINIFVDGVANIKIQSDEASIRLAGEIFLTRSLDDVKQIAKEVLEGNMREIIGQMKLRELVQNRDKFAEQVKLSALADMKKMGLDIVNITIQNFADKNGVIDDLGVDNIAQIRKDASIARANSEKEVEIATSKAKELANDARIKAELEIEQQNNLLALRQAELKQKADIAKATADASYEIQYANEAKTINISKQNAEIARREKEIELRTKEVEVEEKTLEANIKKAAEADRYAQEQRADADLYVRTKEAEAKLAEEERRAQAIKLAAEADRFAQEQRAIGIQAVGIAEAEAIEKKALAMKKMESAAVLELVLNSNVLPNIVKAASEPLSKVDKITMYGDGNNTKLVGDIVNTSTKVLESIKESTGIDLASLLAGYATGKVVKEKE, from the coding sequence ATGGAAACAGTATTAATTATTATTGGCATAGTGCTTGTTTTACTCGCTATTTTGTTTGTGTCCTCATATGTTAAGGTCCGTCCAGATAAAGCAGTAATCATCACTGGTCCGAAAGGATCAAGAGTTGTCACAGGGAAGGCAACCATCAGAATTCCGTTCTTCCAAAGAATTGACCTTTTGCCACTTGACCTTATTCAAGTAGACATCCGTACAAGTTCAGCAGTGCCAACAAACGAATTTATCAATATTTTCGTCGATGGGGTTGCAAACATCAAAATTCAATCTGATGAAGCTTCTATTCGTCTGGCTGGTGAAATCTTTTTAACGCGTTCACTGGATGATGTTAAGCAAATTGCGAAAGAAGTCCTAGAAGGTAACATGCGTGAAATCATCGGACAAATGAAATTACGTGAGTTAGTTCAAAACAGAGATAAGTTTGCAGAACAAGTTAAACTATCAGCTCTAGCAGACATGAAGAAAATGGGGTTAGACATCGTCAACATTACCATTCAAAACTTCGCGGATAAAAACGGCGTTATTGATGACCTTGGGGTAGACAATATTGCTCAAATCCGTAAGGATGCAAGTATCGCAAGAGCTAACTCTGAAAAAGAAGTTGAAATTGCTACTTCAAAGGCTAAGGAACTTGCCAACGATGCAAGAATTAAAGCTGAACTAGAAATTGAGCAACAAAACAACTTACTTGCCTTAAGACAAGCAGAACTTAAACAAAAAGCAGATATTGCTAAGGCGACAGCAGATGCTTCTTATGAAATTCAATATGCCAATGAAGCAAAAACCATCAATATTTCTAAGCAAAATGCGGAAATTGCTCGTAGAGAAAAGGAAATTGAACTAAGAACTAAAGAAGTAGAAGTCGAAGAAAAAACCCTTGAAGCGAACATCAAGAAAGCTGCTGAAGCAGACAGATACGCTCAAGAACAAAGAGCGGATGCTGATCTTTATGTAAGAACCAAAGAAGCAGAAGCAAAACTTGCTGAAGAAGAAAGACGTGCACAAGCAATCAAACTTGCTGCTGAAGCAGACAGATTTGCTCAAGAACAACGCGCAATCGGTATTCAAGCTGTAGGTATTGCTGAAGCTGAAGCTATCGAAAAGAAAGCACTAGCGATGAAGAAGATGGAAAGTGCAGCCGTTCTAGAATTAGTCTTGAACTCAAATGTGTTACCAAATATTGTAAAAGCGGCTTCAGAACCTCTTTCTAAAGTCGACAAGATCACAATGTATGGTGATGGAAACAATACAAAACTTGTGGGAGATATTGTCAACACTTCAACGAAAGTATTAGAATCCATCAAAGAATCTACAGGCATTGATTTAGCATCATTACTTGCTGGATATGCAACTGGAAAAGTTGTAAAAGAAAAAGAATAA
- a CDS encoding YaaA family protein produces MKILFAPAKTFNLKLDEKPLNYRFVKESNSLQEMLKSYKEEELIKHYSISDKLLSEVKNYIHGFDKEQGFEAISMFKGEAYKALKVESLSNENRSFLQENVYIVDALYGLLKPNDVIRPYRLDFLFKGFDLRSFWKDKINKALLKETNTVLSLASKEFSSLIDREHINLYEVTFYNLINGSYKAVSMYNKHHRGELLRFIIEHEIKDIQALPKSFFGYRLEMKLNQIEYYKD; encoded by the coding sequence ATGAAAATACTATTTGCTCCAGCAAAAACATTTAACTTAAAACTAGATGAAAAGCCTCTAAACTATAGATTTGTGAAAGAATCGAATTCACTTCAAGAAATGCTTAAGTCATATAAAGAAGAAGAACTCATAAAACATTATTCGATTAGCGATAAGCTCTTGTCAGAAGTGAAAAACTATATTCATGGGTTTGATAAAGAACAAGGGTTTGAAGCAATCTCTATGTTTAAAGGCGAAGCATATAAAGCCTTGAAGGTTGAGTCTCTTTCGAATGAAAATAGAAGTTTTCTTCAAGAAAATGTATATATTGTTGATGCACTATATGGTTTATTAAAGCCTAACGACGTCATTAGGCCGTATCGATTAGATTTTTTATTCAAGGGATTTGACCTAAGATCATTTTGGAAGGATAAAATCAATAAAGCTTTATTAAAAGAAACAAATACTGTATTGAGTTTGGCTTCAAAAGAGTTCTCCAGTTTAATAGATCGAGAACACATAAACCTTTATGAAGTTACCTTCTATAATCTTATAAATGGATCCTATAAAGCAGTCAGTATGTATAATAAACATCACCGGGGGGAACTGCTTAGATTCATTATTGAACACGAGATTAAAGACATTCAAGCGTTGCCTAAATCTTTTTTTGGGTATCGTC
- a CDS encoding transporter substrate-binding domain-containing protein, with protein sequence MKKIVAVVMLVMSLVVLQGCGQSNLHTFTLDESYDGFITLGTSADYAPYEWIKKVDGKSELVGIDIEIAKEIAHAMKKNLKVVNKGFDFLLEDLKQGKVDFVLAGMTPTDKRKEEVDFSKVYYEAIQVILINEKNKDTLIDFESLNQASVRIGAQLGSIQQELAEDFTNAQKQYIQAIPDLMMRLGDNQIDAVIVEKPVADGYVANQKGLVIADIVIGDPDGGSAVAVKKGDQAFLDVINSVIDSLITSGKLEEIVVEMISLNK encoded by the coding sequence ATGAAAAAGATCGTAGCAGTAGTTATGTTAGTTATGAGTTTAGTCGTTTTACAAGGATGTGGTCAATCAAACTTGCATACATTTACATTGGATGAATCCTATGATGGGTTCATTACATTAGGGACATCAGCAGATTATGCACCTTATGAGTGGATTAAGAAAGTAGATGGCAAATCCGAATTGGTTGGAATCGACATTGAAATCGCGAAAGAAATTGCGCATGCCATGAAGAAGAACTTAAAGGTTGTAAACAAAGGCTTTGATTTTCTTTTAGAAGATTTAAAGCAAGGTAAGGTGGATTTTGTCTTGGCGGGTATGACACCAACAGATAAGCGTAAAGAAGAAGTAGACTTCTCAAAAGTATACTATGAAGCCATCCAAGTCATCTTAATCAATGAGAAAAACAAAGACACGTTGATTGATTTTGAATCCCTAAACCAAGCATCTGTTAGAATCGGGGCACAATTAGGGTCTATTCAACAAGAACTTGCTGAGGATTTTACAAACGCACAAAAACAATACATTCAAGCCATTCCAGACTTAATGATGCGTTTAGGCGATAACCAAATTGATGCTGTCATTGTTGAAAAACCTGTTGCTGATGGGTATGTAGCAAATCAAAAAGGTTTAGTCATTGCTGATATTGTAATCGGAGATCCAGATGGCGGTTCAGCAGTCGCAGTTAAAAAAGGAGACCAAGCGTTCCTAGATGTCATCAACTCAGTCATTGATTCATTAATCACCTCTGGTAAACTAGAAGAAATCGTTGTTGAAATGATTTCATTAAACAAATAA
- a CDS encoding amino acid ABC transporter permease, whose translation MDFSFVFEAYYLEILFKGLLMTLLLAVISVVLGSLLGLIPAFFRLSKHKVLRFLGSAYVEIIRGTPLLVQVLLIYSFVKLKVTMVMGIDLSSFIPGMLALLINSSAYVSEVIRGGILSVDKGQKEAALSLGLKESTVMYKIILPQAVKNIIPALGNEFVTMIKETSIFMYLGIAELMYSAMMIRSETYRVKETYIVVALMYFLLTFPTSKWMGYIERRLKANEQK comes from the coding sequence ATGGATTTTTCGTTTGTTTTTGAAGCATATTACTTAGAAATACTGTTTAAAGGGTTGTTGATGACGCTCCTTTTAGCAGTTATCTCCGTCGTACTTGGATCATTGCTTGGGTTAATACCAGCATTCTTTAGATTATCTAAACATAAAGTGCTAAGATTTCTTGGCTCAGCTTATGTAGAAATCATCAGAGGTACCCCGTTGCTTGTTCAAGTATTGTTAATATATTCATTTGTCAAATTAAAAGTGACTATGGTTATGGGGATTGATCTATCCAGTTTCATTCCAGGGATGCTTGCATTACTCATTAATTCAAGTGCGTATGTCTCTGAAGTGATTAGAGGGGGCATTCTCTCTGTCGACAAAGGCCAAAAAGAAGCTGCATTGAGTTTAGGATTAAAAGAGTCCACCGTCATGTATAAAATCATTCTGCCTCAAGCAGTTAAAAATATCATTCCAGCTCTAGGTAATGAATTTGTGACAATGATTAAAGAAACATCCATATTCATGTACTTAGGGATTGCTGAACTTATGTACAGCGCAATGATGATTAGAAGTGAGACATATCGAGTAAAAGAAACCTATATTGTGGTGGCATTAATGTATTTCTTACTAACTTTCCCAACATCCAAATGGATGGGTTATATTGAAAGGAGACTGAAAGCGAATGAACAAAAATAA
- a CDS encoding amino acid ABC transporter ATP-binding protein, translating into MNKNKTIDVIHLSKSFKDGTKALDDCSVSFLYGKVSVIIGPSGSGKSTLLRSLNLLETPTKGEILFDGKSILSESNDLRHHRESTGMVFQSFNLFPHLKVIDNINLAQQSVKKKTLKEATENSLMLLSQVGLLHKKDNYPNQLSGGEKQRIAIARALALNPEVMLFDEPTSALDPEMIKEVLMVMKKLAESGMTMIVVTHEMGFARHFADHIVVMDKGRIIEEGTSEQVFTNPKHPRTIAFLDSVLNK; encoded by the coding sequence ATGAACAAAAATAAAACCATCGATGTCATCCATCTATCCAAATCATTCAAAGATGGCACAAAAGCGCTTGATGACTGTTCAGTCTCTTTTCTATATGGTAAAGTCAGCGTGATTATTGGGCCTTCTGGTTCAGGTAAATCGACTTTATTACGTTCGTTAAATCTGCTAGAAACACCTACAAAAGGCGAAATCTTATTTGATGGAAAATCGATTCTTAGTGAGTCAAATGATTTGAGACACCACCGTGAATCGACTGGAATGGTATTTCAAAGCTTTAATTTGTTCCCACATTTGAAAGTCATCGATAACATCAACCTTGCTCAACAAAGCGTCAAGAAAAAAACCTTGAAAGAAGCTACCGAAAACTCTCTAATGCTTTTATCGCAAGTTGGATTGCTGCACAAAAAAGACAATTATCCTAATCAACTATCTGGTGGTGAAAAACAAAGAATCGCGATTGCAAGGGCGCTTGCATTAAACCCAGAAGTTATGTTATTTGATGAACCGACTTCTGCACTAGATCCAGAAATGATCAAAGAGGTACTGATGGTTATGAAAAAACTGGCGGAAAGTGGAATGACGATGATCGTAGTCACCCATGAGATGGGATTCGCTAGACACTTTGCGGACCATATCGTTGTCATGGATAAAGGTAGAATCATCGAAGAAGGCACTTCTGAACAAGTATTTACTAACCCAAAACATCCAAGAACGATTGCATTCTTAGATAGCGTATTAAACAAATAA